A single region of the Brachypodium distachyon strain Bd21 chromosome 3, Brachypodium_distachyon_v3.0, whole genome shotgun sequence genome encodes:
- the LOC100839218 gene encoding uncharacterized protein LOC100839218 — protein sequence MPKPSPAPPTTPLALPHAILPPRGCRLATALLALLSLLLATALWLVLVLSPAQAPLASSSSAALSYAAADEVLYASDASSPLLLGHIVFGIAGSAHLWPRRREYVRLWWDPASMRGHVWLDAGAPGPSAPGEGSLPPIRVSEDTSRFRYTNPTGHPSGLRIARIAAEAVRLVGGEGARWVVLVDDDTVLSPDNLVAVLGKYDWREMVYVGAPSESHSANTYFSHSMAFGGGGVALSFPLAAALARTLDVCIERYPRLYGSDDRLHACITELGVPLSREYGFHQWDIRGNAHGILAAHPIAPFVSIHHVEFVDPIYPGLNSLESLGLFTKAMKMESMSFLQRSVCYDKRQKLTFALSLGYVVQVYPSVLLPPELERSERTYIAFNRMSQRTEFDFDTKEIQKSMCKKPVLFFLKDVWNDGNITRGSYIRSSDRDDLKRKVFCFRSPPLHDIDEIQVSASPLSKQWHLAPRRLCSAVEESINGTLFMFVRQCGRGTFGSASDSLD from the exons ATGCCCAAGCCCtcgccagcgccgccgacaACGCCGCTCGCTCTCCCTCACGCCATCCTCCCGCCGCGGGGCTGCCGGCTCGCCACCGCGCTGCTGGCGCTGCTCTCGCTGCTCCTCGCCACCGCGCTGTGGCTCGTCCTCGTGCTGTCCCCGGCCCAGGCTCCCCTggcgtcctcctcgtccgccgcGCTGTCGTACGCGGCGGCGGATGAGGTGCTCTACGCCAGCGACGCTTCCTCCCCTCTCTTGCTCGGCCACATCGTCTTCGGGATCGCGGGCTCGGCGCACCtctggccgcgccgccgcgagtACGTCCGCCTGTGGTGGGACCCGGCCTCCATGCGCGGCCACGTCTGGCTCGACGCCGGCGCTCCGGGGCCCAGCGCTCCGGGGGAGGGCTCCCTCCCGCCGATCCGGGTGTCCGAGGACACCTCGAGGTTCCGGTACACCAACCCGACGGGCCACCCTTCCGGGCTTCGGATCGCGCGCAtcgccgccgaggccgtgCGGCTCGTgggcggcgagggcgcgcGGTGGGTGGTGCTCGTGGACGACGACACCGTGCTGTCCCCGGACAACCTGGTGGCCGTGCTCGGCAAGTACGACTGGAGGGAGATGGTGTACGTCGGGGCCCCGTCGGAGAGCCACTCGGCGAACACTTATTTCAGTCACAGCATGGCGttcggaggcggaggcgtcgCGCTCAGCTTCCCCCTCGCCGCGGCGCTTGCTCGGACACTGGACGTATGCATTGAGAGGTACCCCAGGCTGTATGGAAGCGACGACCGCCTCCATGCTTGCATTACTGAGCTCGGCGTGCCCCTTTCCCGCGAGTATGGATTCCATCAG TGGGATATCAGAGGCAATGCCCATGGTATATTGGCTGCTCATCCAATCGCTCCTTTCGTCAGTATCCACCATGTGGAGTTTGTGGATCCTATATATCCTGGATTGAACTCTCTTGAGAGCTTGGGGCTCTTTACAAAGGCTATGAAAATGGAATCCATGAGCTTCTTACAGCGCTCGGTTTGTTATGATAAAAGGCAGAAGCTTACATTTGCTCTCTCTTTGGGTTACGTTGTTCAAGTGTACCCCAGtgtccttcttcctcccgaaTTGGAGCGCTCCGAGCGGACTTACATTGCTTTTAATAGGATGAGCCAGCGAACTGAATTCGATTTTGACACTAAGGAAATTCAAAAATCTATGTGCAAGAAGCCAgtcttatttttcttgaagGATGTTTGGAATGATGGGAATATAACTAGAGGCTCTTATATAAGATCAAGTGACCGGGATGACCTCAAAAGGAAGGTGTTTTGCTTCAGGTCACCTCCTTTACATGACATAGATGAGATTCAAGTTTCTGCGTCTCCATTAAGCAAACAATGGCATCTG GCACCGAGAAGGTTATGCAGTGCTGTGGAAGAATCTATTAATGGTACACTGTTTATGTTTGTTCGGCAATGTGGACGCGGGACGTTTGGCTCAGCTTCTGATTCTCTTGATTGA